In Bubalus bubalis isolate 160015118507 breed Murrah chromosome 3, NDDB_SH_1, whole genome shotgun sequence, a genomic segment contains:
- the ADAP2 gene encoding arf-GAP with dual PH domain-containing protein 2 isoform X1, which produces MGDRERNKKRLLELLQAAGTGNAYCADCGAADPDWASYKLGIFICLNCSGVHRNFPDISKVKSVRLDFWDDSIVEFMTHNGNLRVKAKYEARVPAFYYIPQANDCMVLKEQWIRAKYERQEFMADGKNISPPGNREGFLWKRGRDNAQFLKRRFVLLAREGLLKYYTKEEGKDPKAVISIKDLNATFQTEKIGNPHGLQITYRRDGRVRNLFVYHENGKEIVDWFNALRAARLQYLKMAFPELPESELVPLITRNYLKQGFMEKTGPKQREPFKKRWFALDPQERRLLYYKNPLDAFELGQVFLGSNEQGYQVFEDLPKGIRGNRWKAGLTIVTPHRRFVFTCPSEKEQREWLESFREVLSRPLTPLNLLAVSTESDCSHR; this is translated from the exons ATGGGCGACCGCGAGCGCAACAAGAAGCGGCTGCTGGAGCTGCTCCAGGCGGCGGGCACCGGCAACGCGTACTGCGCAGACTGCGGGGCGGCAG ATCCCGACTGGGCCTCTTACAAGCTGGGCATCTTTATCTGTCTGAACTGCTCCGGAGTCCACCGCAACTTTCCAGACATCAGCAAAGTGAAATCCGTCAGACTTGACTTCTGGGACGACAGTATCGTGGAG TTTATGACCCACAACGGGAACCTCCGAGTGAAGGCCAAGTACGAAGCCAGAGTCCCTGCATTCTACTATATCCCCCAGGCCAACGACTGCAT GGTCTTAAAAGAACAGTGGATTCGAGCTAAGTATGAGAGACAGGAATTTATGGCCGATGGGAAAAACATCTCACCCCCAG GTAACCGAGAAGGGTTCCTGTGGAAGCGGGGAAGGGACAACGCACAGTTCCTGAAAAGGAGGTTTGTCCTCCTGGCAAGAGAAGGCCTGCTGAAGTACTACACTAAAGAAGAG GGTAAAGACCCCAAAGCTGTCATCAGCATCAAGGACTTGAATGCCACCTTCCAGACAGAGAAGATTGGGaacccccatgggctgcagatCACCTACCGGAGAGATGGCCGCGTTCGGAACCTGTTTGTGTACCACGAGAATGGGAAG GAGATAGTGGACTGGTTCAACGCCCTCCGTGCAGCCCGTCTCCAATATCTAAAAATGGCCTTTCCTGAGCTCCCAGAGTCTGAG CTTGTGCCCCTCATCACCAGGAACTATCTCAAACAAGGCTTCATGGAAAAGACCGGTCCAAAG CAGAGAGAACCTTTCAAGAAAAGGTGGTTTGCTCTGGATCCCCAGGAGCGCAGGCTGCTTTATTACAAGAACCCACTG GATGCCTTCGAGCTGGGCCAGGTGTTTCTCGGGAGCAACGAACAGGGGTACCAGGTGTTCGAAGATCTGCCCAAGGGCATCCGAGGGAACCGCTGGAAAGCTGGCCTCACCATCGTCACCCCCCACCGGAGGTTCGTCTTCACCTGCCCCAGCGAGAAGGAGCAGCGTGAATGGCTGGAGAGTTTTCGGGAGGTCCTCTCCAGGCCCTTGACACCCCTCAACCTCCTTG CTGTGTC
- the ADAP2 gene encoding arf-GAP with dual PH domain-containing protein 2 isoform X2 yields MTHNGNLRVKAKYEARVPAFYYIPQANDCMVLKEQWIRAKYERQEFMADGKNISPPGNREGFLWKRGRDNAQFLKRRFVLLAREGLLKYYTKEEGKDPKAVISIKDLNATFQTEKIGNPHGLQITYRRDGRVRNLFVYHENGKEIVDWFNALRAARLQYLKMAFPELPESELVPLITRNYLKQGFMEKTGPKQREPFKKRWFALDPQERRLLYYKNPLDAFELGQVFLGSNEQGYQVFEDLPKGIRGNRWKAGLTIVTPHRRFVFTCPSEKEQREWLESFREVLSRPLTPLNLLAVSTESDCSHR; encoded by the exons ATGACCCACAACGGGAACCTCCGAGTGAAGGCCAAGTACGAAGCCAGAGTCCCTGCATTCTACTATATCCCCCAGGCCAACGACTGCAT GGTCTTAAAAGAACAGTGGATTCGAGCTAAGTATGAGAGACAGGAATTTATGGCCGATGGGAAAAACATCTCACCCCCAG GTAACCGAGAAGGGTTCCTGTGGAAGCGGGGAAGGGACAACGCACAGTTCCTGAAAAGGAGGTTTGTCCTCCTGGCAAGAGAAGGCCTGCTGAAGTACTACACTAAAGAAGAG GGTAAAGACCCCAAAGCTGTCATCAGCATCAAGGACTTGAATGCCACCTTCCAGACAGAGAAGATTGGGaacccccatgggctgcagatCACCTACCGGAGAGATGGCCGCGTTCGGAACCTGTTTGTGTACCACGAGAATGGGAAG GAGATAGTGGACTGGTTCAACGCCCTCCGTGCAGCCCGTCTCCAATATCTAAAAATGGCCTTTCCTGAGCTCCCAGAGTCTGAG CTTGTGCCCCTCATCACCAGGAACTATCTCAAACAAGGCTTCATGGAAAAGACCGGTCCAAAG CAGAGAGAACCTTTCAAGAAAAGGTGGTTTGCTCTGGATCCCCAGGAGCGCAGGCTGCTTTATTACAAGAACCCACTG GATGCCTTCGAGCTGGGCCAGGTGTTTCTCGGGAGCAACGAACAGGGGTACCAGGTGTTCGAAGATCTGCCCAAGGGCATCCGAGGGAACCGCTGGAAAGCTGGCCTCACCATCGTCACCCCCCACCGGAGGTTCGTCTTCACCTGCCCCAGCGAGAAGGAGCAGCGTGAATGGCTGGAGAGTTTTCGGGAGGTCCTCTCCAGGCCCTTGACACCCCTCAACCTCCTTG CTGTGTC